From Pleurodeles waltl isolate 20211129_DDA chromosome 1_1, aPleWal1.hap1.20221129, whole genome shotgun sequence, a single genomic window includes:
- the LOC138285714 gene encoding dentin sialophosphoprotein-like, with the protein MQGDEPNNANNSSESISSQQSVSDSSKKMPQDNKSSSYESRQGISSGSTSSSDSSNSKTSGQSTASKNSRDFSDSNSSNDSSRSSSSSDSGSFSDSNGSNYSSESSSSSDSRSSESSKSHRNNTMSNESHDINTSCDLSDFSNPQDSCNSNSSDDTSDSESSRESSESTSSSASDESNSSSNSKNSQTANDPNRSSDTSESSSSRDSNERSSSNDSRNSNTLNSSSNSSHSTNSSNFTTSIMLTTSGHSSTFYNSSDHNISSESSDSKYSRYSSESNSSKNSSDSSSSGASCDSKTSCVSSDSSSSSRLSGSSSSSESSDSNSSNDSSDSETSSGSSESKNSSDLGDSHSSSDSSDSSSSSDSSDSSSSNDSSDSKTSSGSSESKNSSDSSYSHNSSDSSDSSSSSDSSDSSSSSESSDSNSSNDSSDSKTSSGSSESKKSSDSRDSHSSSDSSDSSSSSDSSDSS; encoded by the coding sequence ATGCAAGGGGATGAACCAAACAATGCTAACAACAGCAGTGagtccatttctagtcaacaaagtgTCAGTGATTCTTCTAAGAAGATGCCCCAAGATAACAAATCCAGCTCTTATGAATCTAGGCAAGGAATATCTTCTGGTTCTACAAGTTCAAGTGATTCAAGTAATTCTAAAACCTCCGGTCAGTCAACAGCTTCAAAGAACTCCAGAGACTTTAGTGATTCTAATAGTTCCAATGACTCAAGCAGATCATCTTCTTCTAGTGACTCCGGTAGTTTCAGTGATTCAAATGGCTCTAATTACTCCAGTGAATCAAGTAGCTCCAGTGATTCACGTAGTTCAGAAAGTTCCAAAAGCCACAGGAACAACACCATGTCAAATGAGTCACATGATATTAACACATCCTGTGATTTAAGTGATTTCAGCAATCCACAGGACTCATGCAATTCTAACAGTTCTGATGACACAAGTGATTCTGAAAGCTCCAGAGAATCAAGTGAGTCTACCAGCTCAAGTGCCTCAGATGAATCGAATAGCTCAAGTAATTCCAAAAATTCCCAAACTGCAAATGATCCTAACAGATCTAGTGATACTAGTGAATCTAGCAGTTCAAGAGATTCAAATGAACGAAGCAGTTCAAATGACTCAAGAAATTCAAATACATTGAACAGCTCCAGCAACTCAAGTCATTCTACCAACTCAAGCAATTTCACTACTTCTATCATGTTAACTACCTCAGGTCACTCTAGCACATTCTACAACTCAAGTGATCATAACATCTCCAGTGAATCAAGTGACTCTAAATACTCCAGATACTCAAGTGAGTCCAACAGCTCTAAGAACTCGAGTGACTCTAGCAGCTCTGGAGCCTCATGTGATTCCAAAACCTCTTGTGTCTCGAGTGACTCCAGCAGCTCCAGCAGATTAAGTGGTTCTAGCAGCTCCAGTGAGTCAAGTGATTCTAACAGTTCCAATGACTCAAGTGACTCTGAAACGTCCAGTGGTTCATCTGAATCTAAGAACTCCAGTGACTTAGGTGATTCACACAGCTCCAGTGATTCAAGTGATTCTAGCAGCTCCAGCGACTCAAGTGATTCTAGCAGTTCCAATGACTCAAGTGACTCCAAAACATCCAGTGGCTCATCTGAATCTAAGAACTCCAGTGACTCAAGCTATTCACACAACTCCAGTGACTCAAGTGATTCTAGCAGCTCCAGTGATTCAAGTGATTCTAGCAGCTCCAGTGAGTCAAGTGATTCTAACAGTTCCAATGATTCAAGTGACTCCAAAACATCCAGTGGCTCATCTGAATCTAAGAAGTCTAGTGACTCACGTGATTCACACAGCTCTAGTGACTCAAGTGATTCTAGCAGCTCCAGTGACTCAAGTGATTCGAGTTAA